Proteins encoded together in one Pseudomonadota bacterium window:
- the recA gene encoding recombinase RecA codes for MADPALRLVERNEMDKQKALEAALSQIERNFGKGSVMKLGQNDTAVHEAISTGSIGLDIGLGIGGLPRGRVVEIYGPESSGKTTLALHAIASAQKLGGICAFVDAEHALDPAYASKLGVDVDELLISQPDAGEQALEITDTLVRSGAVDIVVVDSVAALVPRAELEGEMGDVHVGLQARLMSQALRKLTSSISRSRCLVIFINQIRMKIGVMFGSPETTSGGNALKFYASVRLDIRRIGAIKDRDEVVGNQTRVKVVKNKMAPPFKVVEFDIMYGVGISRTGELIDHGLKAGLVEKSGSWYSYDSQRIGQGRENAKQFLADNPEMADSIEAAIREIAGLGGKTKIEALKGRDGGPDKAIEIETAEAVGE; via the coding sequence ATGGCAGACCCGGCATTGAGGCTCGTTGAAAGGAACGAAATGGACAAGCAGAAAGCGTTAGAGGCTGCCTTGAGCCAGATCGAACGTAATTTTGGCAAGGGTTCGGTGATGAAGCTTGGCCAAAACGATACGGCGGTTCACGAGGCTATTTCCACCGGTTCGATCGGGCTCGATATCGGGCTCGGTATCGGCGGCTTGCCGCGCGGCCGTGTTGTCGAGATTTACGGCCCCGAAAGTTCTGGCAAAACAACCTTGGCGCTTCATGCCATCGCCAGCGCACAAAAGCTCGGCGGCATCTGCGCCTTCGTCGATGCCGAACATGCGCTCGATCCGGCCTATGCCTCCAAGCTTGGTGTGGATGTCGATGAATTGCTGATTTCCCAGCCCGATGCCGGCGAACAGGCGCTCGAAATCACCGATACGCTGGTGCGCTCCGGCGCCGTCGATATTGTGGTGGTGGATAGCGTCGCGGCACTTGTGCCGCGCGCCGAGTTGGAAGGTGAGATGGGCGATGTCCATGTCGGACTTCAGGCACGCCTGATGAGCCAGGCGCTGCGCAAACTGACGTCCTCGATTTCGCGCTCGCGCTGTCTGGTCATCTTCATCAACCAGATCCGTATGAAGATCGGTGTCATGTTCGGCAGTCCTGAAACTACGTCGGGCGGCAACGCACTTAAATTCTACGCCTCCGTCCGTCTCGATATCCGCCGCATCGGCGCCATCAAGGATCGCGATGAAGTGGTCGGCAACCAGACCCGGGTCAAGGTGGTCAAGAACAAGATGGCGCCACCTTTCAAGGTGGTTGAATTCGACATCATGTATGGCGTCGGCATTTCACGTACTGGTGAATTGATCGATCACGGCCTAAAGGCGGGTCTGGTGGAGAAATCGGGCTCTTGGTATTCCTATGACAGCCAGCGCATCGGCCAGGGGCGGGAGAATGCCAAGCAATTCCTGGCCGATAATCCGGAGATGGCGGACTCCATTGAAGCGGCGATCCGCGAGATTGCCGGCCTCGGCGGCAAGACCAAGATAGAGGCCTTGAAAGGCAGAGACGGCGGGCCGGATAAGGCAATCGAGATTGAGACTGCCGAAGCGGTCGGCGAGTAA